A single genomic interval of Zingiber officinale cultivar Zhangliang chromosome 4A, Zo_v1.1, whole genome shotgun sequence harbors:
- the LOC121972955 gene encoding BAG-associated GRAM protein 1-like, whose amino-acid sequence MLLDFLFPSCWEVKVALSSALLVIAAFLTWGNTYAHAALSRRSDHPRPRRGNKTTTAENTEIVLEREDYKEKLLSEDDSPYSAYLVKLELLAGKNLSGSNLDGTSDAYAIITCGSQTKYRQVLSILSSILIFCYS is encoded by the exons ATGCTGCTCGATTTCCTCTTCCCGTCGTGTTGGGAGGTCAAGGTGGCGCTCTCCTCTGCCCTCCTCGTGATCGCTGCCTTCTTAACCTGGGGGAATACTTACGCGCACGCAGCCCTCAGTCGAAGGAGCGATCACCCTCGGCCTCGCCGTGGAAATAAAACAACGACGGCCGAGAACACAGAGATTGTTCTTGAACGCGAGGACTACAAGGAG AAGCTTCTGTCAGAAGACGATTCACCGTATTCTGCATACTTGGTTAAG TTGGAATTACTTGCTGGCAAGAACCTATCTGGATCAAACCTGGATGGCACATCAGACGCATATGCGATCATTACTTGTGGCAGTCAAACAAAATATAGGCAAGTGTTGTCAATTTTGTCGAGCATTTTAATCTTCTGCTATTCTTGA